In Microbulbifer sp. THAF38, the sequence GGTGGGGCAGGGTGTCCAGTGAAGAACTACTAGCCGAGGTGGAGGAGCAGGTACTCGCCGATGTTGCGGCTGCCGAAACCGACGCGTCTGCTGATCTCCCCTCGGAAAGCCCGAATACCCACGAGAGTGAGGAGGGCAAGGGCCCTCTCGCGCTCGTATTGGGGGAAGCCTTTACCGACCTTCCACCGGATCTTTTTATTCCACCGGATGCACTGGAAGTTATCCTGGAGGCCTTCGAGGGCCCTCTGGATCTGCTGCTATATCTGATCCGCCGCCAGAATCTGGATATTCTGGAAATTAACGTCTCCGACATCACCCGCCAATATATGGCCTATGTGGAGATGATGACGTCGATGCGTTTTGAGCTGGCGGCGGAGTATCTGGTGATGGCGGCAATGCTTGCCGAGATCAAGTCGCGCATGCTGTTGCCGCGTCCACCGGCAGCTGAAGAGGAGGAGGGCGAGGACCCGCGCGCTGCACTGATTCGTCGCCTGCAGGAATATGAGCGCTTCAAAACTGCCGCTGAGGATCTGGATGAGATCCCGCGCATGGGCCGCGATATCCATCAGGCCAGTGCCGAGGGGCCGGATCGCAATATCACCCGGCCCGACCCAGAGGTGGATCTCAAGGAAGTGTTGGTGGCACTGGCGGATGTCTTGCGCCGCGCCGACATGTTTGAGAGTCACCAGGTAGAGCGGGAAAGGCTCTCCACTCGCGAACGTATGACCCAGGTACTCGACCAGATTCGCCACGGGCAGTTTGTGCCCTTTGTGAGCCTATTCACTGCGGAAGAGGGGCGCCTCGGTGTAGTGGTGACTTTCCTCGCCGTGATGGAACTGGTTAAGGAGTCTTTGGTGGAGCTGGTGCAAAATGAGGCCTTTGGTCCCATTCATGTGCGCGCAGCCAGCCACAATCACGAAGCTGGCGATGATGAGTTCAACGAAAGTGAGCGTGACTTCGATACTGGAAAATTGGAGGAGGTACCTCTTTTATCCGGTGATGAGGGCACTCTGAACCGTGATTTAACCGATGGCGATTTGGTCGACGGTGATTTGACCGATAAAGAGCCGCTCACTGCGGGGCAGGTGGAGCCCAGAGAAGAAGAGTTGGAAACAATAAAATGACAATCGCTCCGGAGTTACTGCGCAGAATCCTGGAGGGTGCCCTGTTAGCCTCGGCACAGCCCCTCAGTGAGGAAAAGTTGTTGTCCCTGATGGATGAGGAGGAGCGCCCCTCCGCCACAACCCTGCGGGATCTGCTCGGTGAGATTGCTGAAAGTTGTGCCGGGCGCGGCTTTGAGCTGAAAAAAGTGGCCAGCGGCTGGCGCTTTCAGGTGCCGGAAGATCTGGCTCCCTGGGTGAACCGTTTATGGGAAGAGAAAGCTCAGAGGTATTCTCGCGCCACTCTGGAGACACTGGCGATTATCGCCTATCGCCAACCGGTCACCCGTGGTGATATTGAGGAAATCCGAGGGGTTGCGGTCAGCTCCCAGATTGTGAGGACACTGTTGGATAGAGGTTGGATCAAGGTGGTTGGCCACCGCGATGTGCCTGGCAAACCCTCACTCTACGCAACCACCAGGGATTTTCTCGATTATTTCAATTTGTCCTCTCTGGATGATCTGCCCACTCTGGCTGAGATCCGCGATATCGAGAGTTTGAATAAGATTCTCGAATCAGAGGGGCTCCCCCCCGAGGAAATCGCTGCCGCACTCGCCGCCGAGGGGAGCGAAGAGCTTCCGGAGGACGGCGGGATGAGAGAGGAAACGGAAGAAGAGTCCGGCGCAATCGAAGATGAAGGGCTCCAAGGGTCTGATGAATTTCAAGAGGATGTCGATGCAGCGGAGGATGCCCGAGTCGTGGCAGCGCTTGAGGAAATCGCAGCGGAGGCCGATATTCAAGTAGGGGGCGATGCAGAGCGGCCTGAGAAAGAGGCAGAAACTGCTGAAAGCGAAGAGTCGGCGGTCGCTGAGTTGCCCGAAGCGGTGCAAGAAGAGATCAGGGAAGAGGCGCCGGAAGATGAGTGGGAGTTGGTGCAGGCACAGCCTGAGAGCCCAGAGGTTTCTGAGCCTTTGAGTGCCACCGAGGAGGAACCAACCCCTAAAGAAGAACATGAAAGCGAAATTGAACAGGGCGTCGAATACGGGGAGCCACAAGCCCCTATTGCGGCAACACTGCCAAAGAGCAGCCTGTTTGGTGATATCGATACTGAGGCTGCCACCGATCAAGAGGAGCGGGGAAGCAGCGATGTCGATGAAGATTCCCAAGATGTAGTGCAAGCGGAAAACACCACCCCATGAGTGATGGCACCTCGCCAGCAGGCGAAAAATTGCAAAAAGTATTAGCGCGCAGCGGCCTCGGGTCGCGGCGCGAAATGGAGCGCGCGATCGATGCGGGTCGCGTGACGGTCAACGGAAAAGTAGCGGAACTCGGCGAGCGGGTTACCGGTGAAGATCATATCGAATTTGATGGCCAGGGGTTGCCCTCCAGTGCGGAAAACCGCTGCCGGGTAATTCTGTACAACAAGCCAGTCGGAGAGATTTGTTCACGCCACGACCCAGAGGGGCGCCCCACGGTTTACGATCGTCTGCCCCGACTGAAAACCGGTCGCTGGATTTCTGTGGGCCGCTTGGATTTCAACACCAGTGGCCTGCTGCTGTTTACCAATAGCGGCGAGCTGGCCAACAAATTGATGCACCCGTCGTCGGTGATCGATCGCGAATACCTTGTACGCATCCAGGGGGATGTGGACGAGGAGATGAAGCGACGTTTGCTGAAAGGCGTGCTACTGGACGACGGCTCCGCGCGCTTTACCGATATCGTCGAGAGTGGCGGTGAGGGCAAAAATCGCTGGTTTTACTGTGTGGTGATGGAGGGGCGCAACCGCGAGGTACGTCGTCTGTGGGAGTCCCAGGGCGTTCGCGTGAGCCGTCTAAAGCGGGTGCGCTACGGCAGTGTATTTATTCCCTCCCATGTGCGCGTGGGCCAATGGATTGAGATGGAGCCCAGGGAAATCGACGATCTGTGTATCACCGCCGGCCTGCCCAAGCTGGGGCAGCGCCCGCTGACCCAGGGGGAAAAGCAGACCCTGGAACGCCAGCGACGCAAGTTGCGCAAGTCTCCGGTACCGGCGCAGCGGCGCAATAAGTCCTGAGATTTTTTAGCGTTCTTTATAGAAAAAGCCCGCCTCGAGCGGGCTTTTTTTGTAGCTGGGTAAAAGTTTCGGCCTATGGCTGATTTTCCTTTTGCTGCTCCTTTTGATCTTCATTTTCTGGAGTTTCCCCGGCCTCTTCCTGCTGCTGGTTCTGCATCTCTGATTGCACCCCCTGGGGGCCTCCGCCCATGGCATCGTCCACATCGGAGGGGATATCGGATACCGAATTACTGGTGTCGCTATTTCCCCCTTCCTCGGCTCCCCCAGTCTTGGCGCTGGATTCCATCAGCTGTTTGAGTTTTGCCAGTCCCTGCTCATAGGACTCGCCCACCATTTTCTTTATGGCCAATCCCATCCAGCGCTCCCTGGGGCCACCTCCTGTATCGGTGTTAAAGCTCCAGACAACCTGGGTGCCGCCGTTTTTAGGGAGCAACTTGAACTCGGCTGTGGCTTCACTGCCATCGCCAAAATTCAGTTTGTTGAGCACTATGGAGTTTGGTGTGCTGGTGGTGATGGTCTGGGTTCCTCCGCCCTCGTTGGAGTTTTCCCCGCGCCAGCTCATGGTTGCGCCGACCCCCGTCTCTGGACCGCTGTATTGGTACTCCATGGCGGGGTCGATATGTCTCCAGGGAGACCAGCTGTTGAACTTACGATAGTTATTGACGTAGGGGAATACGTCCTGGGGCGGTCTGTCGATATAGACACTGCGCTCCAGCGAGACTTCGCGGGGAAACAGATAGCCGGCCAGGAACAGCAGTATCAGGAATACCAGGATATAGAGTATCCAGCGCATAGCGGGGCCCTTTGCAAATTTCGGGGCCAAAAACCCCGACCGCCGGCGAATTGCCGGCGCCAGTCAAGGTTATAGCAGTTTCTCTGCGGTTTAATCGTCGCTGAGATGGATAAGCGGCAGCTTGATTTCGACGCAGAGGCCGGCACCGGCATAGTTACGCGCAGTAATGCTGCCACCGTGATGCAGTATCGTGCGCTGCGCGATAGCCAGCCCCAGGCCAAAGCCGCCACTCTCGCGGGAACGGGCGCTGTCTGTGCGGTAGAAGGGGCGGAATATCGCCTCCAGATCGGTTTCGTCCACCCCGGAGCCAGAGTCGATCACGGAAATGTTGCAGCTGTCGGCGGACTCCTGTACCAGTACTCGCACCAGTCCATGGCTGGGGCTGTATTTGATGGCGTTGCGCAGGATATTTTCCAGTGCTGCGGTCAGGGAGCTGCCGCGAGTAGCGACTAGAAGCTCTTCGCCACTGGCACTCATGTCAAAGCCGAGGTGTTTTTCCGCCGCTTCGATATGCAGGTCGTCAATTAGGGCTGAGAGGAGGCTGTTGAGTTCGACTACATCATCCAGTGGGCGCTGCTCTTGATTGCTGACCGGCAGGGAGAGAACGTCGGCAATAATGTCTTCGAGATAGTCCGCCGCTTTGCCGATCTTATCGAGCTCAGTATCGAGCCC encodes:
- the scpB gene encoding SMC-Scp complex subunit ScpB, giving the protein MTIAPELLRRILEGALLASAQPLSEEKLLSLMDEEERPSATTLRDLLGEIAESCAGRGFELKKVASGWRFQVPEDLAPWVNRLWEEKAQRYSRATLETLAIIAYRQPVTRGDIEEIRGVAVSSQIVRTLLDRGWIKVVGHRDVPGKPSLYATTRDFLDYFNLSSLDDLPTLAEIRDIESLNKILESEGLPPEEIAAALAAEGSEELPEDGGMREETEEESGAIEDEGLQGSDEFQEDVDAAEDARVVAALEEIAAEADIQVGGDAERPEKEAETAESEESAVAELPEAVQEEIREEAPEDEWELVQAQPESPEVSEPLSATEEEPTPKEEHESEIEQGVEYGEPQAPIAATLPKSSLFGDIDTEAATDQEERGSSDVDEDSQDVVQAENTTP
- the rluB gene encoding 23S rRNA pseudouridine(2605) synthase RluB yields the protein MSDGTSPAGEKLQKVLARSGLGSRREMERAIDAGRVTVNGKVAELGERVTGEDHIEFDGQGLPSSAENRCRVILYNKPVGEICSRHDPEGRPTVYDRLPRLKTGRWISVGRLDFNTSGLLLFTNSGELANKLMHPSSVIDREYLVRIQGDVDEEMKRRLLKGVLLDDGSARFTDIVESGGEGKNRWFYCVVMEGRNREVRRLWESQGVRVSRLKRVRYGSVFIPSHVRVGQWIEMEPREIDDLCITAGLPKLGQRPLTQGEKQTLERQRRKLRKSPVPAQRRNKS
- a CDS encoding SRPBCC family protein — its product is MRWILYILVFLILLFLAGYLFPREVSLERSVYIDRPPQDVFPYVNNYRKFNSWSPWRHIDPAMEYQYSGPETGVGATMSWRGENSNEGGGTQTITTSTPNSIVLNKLNFGDGSEATAEFKLLPKNGGTQVVWSFNTDTGGGPRERWMGLAIKKMVGESYEQGLAKLKQLMESSAKTGGAEEGGNSDTSNSVSDIPSDVDDAMGGGPQGVQSEMQNQQQEEAGETPENEDQKEQQKENQP